CAATGTCATGGATTCAGCAGTGACCGAGGTTGAAAAAACCAATGCTTCGCTAAACCGGTTTGTGCCCACAGAATTTCTACAGCTCTTGAACCGAAAGAATATTCATGAGGTTGGCCTCGGCGACCACACCGAACAAGAGATGACGATTCTGTTTGCCGATATTCGCAACTTCACCGGCATATCAGAGACGCTGAGCCCCGCCGAAAACTTCTCATTTATCAACGATTATCTGAGCGTCATGGGGCCGATTATTCGTGAGAACAATGGCTTCATCGACAAATATATTGGTGACGCCATTCTGGCGCTCTTCTTTAACAGCGCCGATGCCGCGCGTGCCGCCGTGGCAATGCATGAAATGCTGCAAAGGTTCAATGCGCAGTTTATTGACGGCATTTTTCCCGAAATTCGCATTGGTATCGGTATTCACACCGGGCGCATTATGCTGGGCACTATCGGCGAGGTACGCCGCATGGAGAATACCGTCATCAGCGATACGGTCAATGCAGCCTCGCGCATCGAAAGCCTCACGAAAAAGCTCGGCGCGGCGATTTTGCTGAGCGGTGAATCGCTGGCGCAGATTCCCAAAGACGATTACCGCATTCGGCTCGTCGATGTCGCCCAACTCAGAGGTAAAACGCAGACGCTGAAGATCTATGAACTGCTGAATCCACTACCCGAAGAACGCCAGCAGCAGCTCATTGCGAATGCGCACGAGTTCGAGAAAGGCGTTGAAGCAATGCGTGCCGGCAGGCTCGACGAAGCAAGCGAATATTTCGAAAAGTGCCTCGCAAAGGTGCCGGGCGACGGCGCGGCGCAGAATCATTTGCGGCTCATTGAAAAGACGCGCCTGCTGAAAAACCGTAAGCACTTGTAGGCCGGGGCTTTCGCTTTACACTTCGCAAAGCTCGCGCAACCGGGTTCATGCAATTCATAACAAAATATATTGGCGGCTTTTTCGGTTCGCTGGCTGAAAGACTTTTTGTCTTTTTTGCGGCCCTGATGCTCAGCCAGGCACCACAATATATGAACCTCTACCTCAATGTCTTAAGCGGGGCCAGGGCCACGTACGAAAAATCGGTGAAAGAAATTGCTGACAAGGCTGCCGAGCTCGAGATGACCACGAAACAGTTCATCGACGACCTGACCAAATCTGAATCGCAGGCGGCAAAAAAATCGGGCGAACTGCACCAGAGCCAGCTGAACAACTTTGAGAAGGTAAAGCTCGCGTTCGAAGCGATCAAGAACGCATCGGCTTTTTCGCGGCCATTTGTGTTTTTGAAACACGTCGACTGGTCGCTTGCGAAGAATGTACAGTTTCAACCGGCGTTGCCGATGACACTCGAATCTCTGCTTTACGTCATCGTCGGCATTATTCTGGGTATGCTGCTCTACCGCGCAGTACTGTTTTTTCCCAAACGCTGGCTGGGTATTGGTCAAAAAGCCCAGGGCGGCTATTGAAGCGCCAAAGCTGATACCTTTTTCGCGTAATATCAGCCGCATTACCCCGACGAAGGGGAATGAGGCGCGAGAATCTGTTTATCGTCAGCTGGTATGCTTTGGCCTACCTGATTATTCTGTATTACGGTGGCAGCGTCTGTCCCTACATCGATGGCCTCGGAATCGATCGTTTTGCGGTTGAGCTGGCTGCCGTCTTCATTGCGGGTTTGTCGCTTCGGGGTTTGCTACGCTACACCTCGGCCACGCGCGGCTGGCATGATTTCGCTATTTTTGCCGCAATGGCCGTCGGGCTTGCGCTCTATAACCGAACCAACTATGAGTTTCCTTTGGCAAGCGGGGGTAAGGTTGCAGTAGGCTTTACGGCGCTCGGCTTTTTTATCTCGACGCATGCATACCTTGCGTTGCAGCGCAAAATGCTCCGCAGTGCAGAGAGTTTTGATTTCTTGGGTAAATCCAAATCGTCGATTATTCAACGCATTTCGGCGGTGACAATCGTGGCCGTTGTACTTTCGACGGTAACAATATTTTTGGTCGTCGATAAAGATCTCAAGTGGCTGGCGACGCAGCAACCAGGCGCCGTTGCCTATTACCGCCCTTCGGTTCTGAAAGAGATCTTCTTTGTGATGGGGGTTCTGCTCGCATTGCTTATAGGCCTCATCGTCGCTTATTCACGCAACCTCAGATTATTATTTGAGAATCAAACCCGCACACTCGAAGATGTGTCACAGGGTAATCTTGAAGTTGCCGTACCGGTCGTCACCAATGATGAATTCGGCAATATCGCCACCCACACAAATTCAATGATTGCCGGTCTGCGCGAAAAACAGAAGATTCAGTCTGTCTTCGGCAAAATGGTCAGCCCGCGCATCGCCAAGCGGCTGCTCGCCGACAGCCAGCATACAATGAGCGGTGAAAAAATCGAACTGACCGTGCTGATGTCAGATGTTCGAAATTTTACGACGCTGTCAGAAAGTATCAGCCCCGAAGCGCTCGTTGCAATGATGAACCGTTATTTTACCGTGATGGTTGAGATTATTCACCGGCATAACGGCGAGGTCGATAAGTTTATTGGCGATGGCATTCTCGCGGTATTCGGGCTGGGCGACACTGAACCGGGGCCTCAGAGCGCAGTCACAGCTGCGGGCGAAATGGTAGCGGCAGCCGCGAAGCTGACGCGTGAGCTGGGGCATGAAATTCGCATTGGGCTCGGCATCCATTCGGGCGAGGTGATTGCCGGTCGTATCGGTTCGCCCGACAGGCAAGAATACACCTTTATCGGCGACACGGTCAATACCGCGGCACGGCTCGAGTCAGCGAGCAAAGACATCGGGCGCGAAATTGTGGTTTCGAAATCAGTTTTCGATGCGCTCAGCCCCGAACTCAAGAATGCCGCGTGGCAGGCAGTCGGTGCCCTGGCGCTCAAGGGAAAGAAAAATGCAATTGAAACCTATGCACTGGGTAGGGCATAGCGACGACGCTGCTTTTCACTTTTTCGGTTCCGTTCGCCTGCTGCCAGGTTGCCAAAAAGGAACCTGTCAGGCCTTCAGGTTGGTAGAGACTGTTTCGCCGTCGCGCCAGACACGGTATTCGCCGCTTTTGTAATGAATCCAGTTTTCGTTGCCCGTGAGCGGCCGCGTCGCCAGAATCGTGACGACATCTTTTTCGGTGGTGGCCTTCTGAAAATCAACCGTGACATCTGCATCGAGCAGCTGCGCCTTGCCGAACGGTGCGCGCCGTGTAATGTGCACCAGCCGGTTACTGCAGTGTGTAAACAACAGGTTTGAATCGCTCATCAGAATATTCGCCACACCCCGTTCTGCGAGCTCTGCAAACAACTTTTGAATTTCTTTGATGAGTGCCGGTTGCGCAGGCGGAGTGCTGAATTTTCTGCGCAACTTACCCAAAAGCCAGCAGAACGCCGCCTCTGAATCGGTCGTGCCCACAGGTTCAAAGCTGTCGAATTTTACTTTTTTGATGCCCTTCAGTTGCCCGTTGTGTGCGAACACCCAGTTGCGCCCCCACAGCTCGCGCACGAAAGGGTGCGTGTTTTTCAGCGCCACCTTGCCGCGGTTCGCCTTGCGTATATGGCTGACGACAATCTCGCTGCGAATCGGGTATGACTGCAAGAACGCCGCGATCTTCGAGCGACTGCTCTCTTCGGGGTCGTGAAACAGTCGCAGCCCCTTGTCTTCGTAGAA
The sequence above is a segment of the Turneriella parva DSM 21527 genome. Coding sequences within it:
- a CDS encoding adenylate/guanylate cyclase domain-containing protein, whose amino-acid sequence is MLQKLKGWALKPYYDAGYVIRRKATILYYFCVSLVLLMPLFLVIYAIWIPHRMPIAGPPMLASMAIGLTCLFILSRGRFYLAGQTLAFVAFLIIALAQYRKLEGEYFTAYSTFIHLFAIPILVVGLFGRKRYILPMYALMVIANVVFFALLRPKIDGEYLTAAQVGLMTSVIALTLITTLLFLLRNVMDSAVTEVEKTNASLNRFVPTEFLQLLNRKNIHEVGLGDHTEQEMTILFADIRNFTGISETLSPAENFSFINDYLSVMGPIIRENNGFIDKYIGDAILALFFNSADAARAAVAMHEMLQRFNAQFIDGIFPEIRIGIGIHTGRIMLGTIGEVRRMENTVISDTVNAASRIESLTKKLGAAILLSGESLAQIPKDDYRIRLVDVAQLRGKTQTLKIYELLNPLPEERQQQLIANAHEFEKGVEAMRAGRLDEASEYFEKCLAKVPGDGAAQNHLRLIEKTRLLKNRKHL
- a CDS encoding DUF2937 family protein, which encodes MQFITKYIGGFFGSLAERLFVFFAALMLSQAPQYMNLYLNVLSGARATYEKSVKEIADKAAELEMTTKQFIDDLTKSESQAAKKSGELHQSQLNNFEKVKLAFEAIKNASAFSRPFVFLKHVDWSLAKNVQFQPALPMTLESLLYVIVGIILGMLLYRAVLFFPKRWLGIGQKAQGGY
- a CDS encoding adenylate/guanylate cyclase domain-containing protein gives rise to the protein MRRENLFIVSWYALAYLIILYYGGSVCPYIDGLGIDRFAVELAAVFIAGLSLRGLLRYTSATRGWHDFAIFAAMAVGLALYNRTNYEFPLASGGKVAVGFTALGFFISTHAYLALQRKMLRSAESFDFLGKSKSSIIQRISAVTIVAVVLSTVTIFLVVDKDLKWLATQQPGAVAYYRPSVLKEIFFVMGVLLALLIGLIVAYSRNLRLLFENQTRTLEDVSQGNLEVAVPVVTNDEFGNIATHTNSMIAGLREKQKIQSVFGKMVSPRIAKRLLADSQHTMSGEKIELTVLMSDVRNFTTLSESISPEALVAMMNRYFTVMVEIIHRHNGEVDKFIGDGILAVFGLGDTEPGPQSAVTAAGEMVAAAAKLTRELGHEIRIGLGIHSGEVIAGRIGSPDRQEYTFIGDTVNTAARLESASKDIGREIVVSKSVFDALSPELKNAAWQAVGALALKGKKNAIETYALGRA
- a CDS encoding class II glutamine amidotransferase; translation: MCEILGMSANVPTDIVFSFTGLIRRGGETGPHRDGWGIAFYEDKGLRLFHDPEESSRSKIAAFLQSYPIRSEIVVSHIRKANRGKVALKNTHPFVRELWGRNWVFAHNGQLKGIKKVKFDSFEPVGTTDSEAAFCWLLGKLRRKFSTPPAQPALIKEIQKLFAELAERGVANILMSDSNLLFTHCSNRLVHITRRAPFGKAQLLDADVTVDFQKATTEKDVVTILATRPLTGNENWIHYKSGEYRVWRDGETVSTNLKA